Proteins encoded together in one Triticum dicoccoides isolate Atlit2015 ecotype Zavitan chromosome 7B, WEW_v2.0, whole genome shotgun sequence window:
- the LOC119337149 gene encoding metal transporter Nramp3 isoform X2, protein MSGPRQGSSQPQFMTSVGQNNNLSNGPGTPLIDSIDVDQIVIPEKNSWKNLFSYIGPGFLVSIAYIDPGNFETDLQAGAQYKYELLWIILIASCAALVIQSLAASLGVVTGKHLAEHCRAEYPKVTNFILWILAELAVVACDIPEVIGTAFALNMLFKIPIWCGVLITGLSTLMLLFLQQYGVRKLEFLIAFLVFLIATCFLVELGYSKPNSSEVVRGLFVPEIKGDGATGLAISLLGAMVMPHNLFLHSALVLSRKVPRSVHGIKEACRFYMIESAFALTVAFLINISIISVSGAVCSADNLNPEDRMNCNDLDLNKASFLLKNVLGNWSSKVFAIALLASGQSSTITGTYAGQYVMQGFLDLRMTPWLRNLLTRSLAIVPSLIVSLIGGSSAAGKLIIIASMILSFELPFALVPLLKFTSSKTKMGPHTNSRFISVLTWAIGSFIMVINIYFLITSFVRLLLHSGLSTVSQVFSGIFGFLGMLIYIAAILYLVFRKNRKCTLPLLESDAKLGDAGHTEGEGSLGHLPREDISSMQLPHQRPASDLD, encoded by the exons ATGAGTGGCCCGAGGCAAGGCTCGTCGCAGCCGCAGTTTATGACTAGCGTCGGGCAGAACAATAACCTCTCGAATGGACCGGGGACTCCTCTCATTGACAGCATAGATGTTGATCAGATTGTTATCCCTGAG AAAAATAGCTGGAAGAACTTATTTTCATACATAGGGCCCGGTTTTCTCGTCTCTATCGCGTATATTGATCCTGGCAATT TTGAGACGGACCTACAGGCTGGAGCACAATACAAATATGAG CTTCTTTGGATCATACTTATCGCGTCATGTGCTGCACTTGTCATTCAATCACTTGCAGCCAGCCTTGGGGTTGTGACTG GGAAGCATCTTGCTGAGCACTGCAGGGCTGAATATCCCAAGGTCACAAATTTCATCTTATGGATTCTTGCAGAACTGGCTGTAGTTGCGTGCGACATTCCTGAAG TAATTGGAACCGCTTTCGCTTTGAACATGCTCTTCAAAATTCCGATATGGTGTGGTGTTCTCATAACTGGGCTCAGCACTCTGATGCTCCTGTTCCTGCAACAATATGGG GTCCGTAAACTGGAATTTCTGATAGCATTTTTGGTATTCTTGATAGCAACTTGCTTCTTAGTTGAACTTGGGTATTCTAAACCAAATTCTTCAGAAGTTGTGCGAGGCCTTTTTGTTCCTGAAATTAAAGGAGATGGAGCTACAGGTCTTGCTATCTCACTACTTGGTGCTATGGTGATGCC GCACAATCTTTTTCTCCACTCAGCATTGGTACTATCAAGAAAAGTACCACGATCAGTTCATGGGATCAAA GAGGCCTGTAGATTCTATATGATTGAAAGTGCATTTGCCCTCACAGTAGCCTTTCTGATCAACATCTCTATCATATCTGTTAGTGGTGCTGTTTGCAGTGCAGATAATTTGAACCCTGAAGACCGGATGAATTGCAATGATCTAGATCTTAACAAAGCTTCATTCTTGTTAAAG AATGTCCTCGGAAATTGGAGCTCAAAGGTGTTCGCTATTGCCTTATTGGCATCTGGCCAGAGTTCTACGATTACAGGAACTTATGCAGGACAATATGTCATGCAG GGGTTTCTGGATCTTCGGATGACACCCTGGTTACGAAACCTTCTAACTAGGTCCCTGGCAATTGTGCCTAGTCTGATTGTGTCACTAATTGGCGGTTCCTCAGCAGCTGGGAAGTTGATTATCATTGCATCA ATGATCCTGTCATTTGAACTTCCTTTTGCTCTGGTACCGCTCCTTAAATTCACCAGCAGCAAAACAAAGATGGGGCCACACACAAATTCAAGATTC ATTTCCGTGCTCACATGGGCGATCGGCTCCTTCATCATGGTCATCAACATCTACTTCCTGATAACGAGCTTCGTCAGGCTGCTTCTTCACAGCGGACTATCCACCGTCTCCCAGGTGTTCTCCGGGATATTTGGGTTCCTCGGCATGCTGATATACATCGCCGCGATCCTCTACCTCGTCTTCAGGAAGAACAGGAAGTGTACCTTGCCGTTGCTCGAGAGCGACGCGAAGCTTGGGGACGCAGGCCACACCGAGGGAGAAGGTTCTCTGGGTCATCTTCCGCGAGAGGACATCTCCAgcatgcagcttcctcatcagcgccCTGCGTCTGATTTGGACTAG
- the LOC119337149 gene encoding metal transporter Nramp3 isoform X1 has protein sequence MLRCSSASGCHWERVSMSGPRQGSSQPQFMTSVGQNNNLSNGPGTPLIDSIDVDQIVIPEKNSWKNLFSYIGPGFLVSIAYIDPGNFETDLQAGAQYKYELLWIILIASCAALVIQSLAASLGVVTGKHLAEHCRAEYPKVTNFILWILAELAVVACDIPEVIGTAFALNMLFKIPIWCGVLITGLSTLMLLFLQQYGVRKLEFLIAFLVFLIATCFLVELGYSKPNSSEVVRGLFVPEIKGDGATGLAISLLGAMVMPHNLFLHSALVLSRKVPRSVHGIKEACRFYMIESAFALTVAFLINISIISVSGAVCSADNLNPEDRMNCNDLDLNKASFLLKNVLGNWSSKVFAIALLASGQSSTITGTYAGQYVMQGFLDLRMTPWLRNLLTRSLAIVPSLIVSLIGGSSAAGKLIIIASMILSFELPFALVPLLKFTSSKTKMGPHTNSRFISVLTWAIGSFIMVINIYFLITSFVRLLLHSGLSTVSQVFSGIFGFLGMLIYIAAILYLVFRKNRKCTLPLLESDAKLGDAGHTEGEGSLGHLPREDISSMQLPHQRPASDLD, from the exons ATGCTGCGTTG CTCATCGGCTTCAGGGTGTCATTGGGAGAGAGTGAGCATGAGTGGCCCGAGGCAAGGCTCGTCGCAGCCGCAGTTTATGACTAGCGTCGGGCAGAACAATAACCTCTCGAATGGACCGGGGACTCCTCTCATTGACAGCATAGATGTTGATCAGATTGTTATCCCTGAG AAAAATAGCTGGAAGAACTTATTTTCATACATAGGGCCCGGTTTTCTCGTCTCTATCGCGTATATTGATCCTGGCAATT TTGAGACGGACCTACAGGCTGGAGCACAATACAAATATGAG CTTCTTTGGATCATACTTATCGCGTCATGTGCTGCACTTGTCATTCAATCACTTGCAGCCAGCCTTGGGGTTGTGACTG GGAAGCATCTTGCTGAGCACTGCAGGGCTGAATATCCCAAGGTCACAAATTTCATCTTATGGATTCTTGCAGAACTGGCTGTAGTTGCGTGCGACATTCCTGAAG TAATTGGAACCGCTTTCGCTTTGAACATGCTCTTCAAAATTCCGATATGGTGTGGTGTTCTCATAACTGGGCTCAGCACTCTGATGCTCCTGTTCCTGCAACAATATGGG GTCCGTAAACTGGAATTTCTGATAGCATTTTTGGTATTCTTGATAGCAACTTGCTTCTTAGTTGAACTTGGGTATTCTAAACCAAATTCTTCAGAAGTTGTGCGAGGCCTTTTTGTTCCTGAAATTAAAGGAGATGGAGCTACAGGTCTTGCTATCTCACTACTTGGTGCTATGGTGATGCC GCACAATCTTTTTCTCCACTCAGCATTGGTACTATCAAGAAAAGTACCACGATCAGTTCATGGGATCAAA GAGGCCTGTAGATTCTATATGATTGAAAGTGCATTTGCCCTCACAGTAGCCTTTCTGATCAACATCTCTATCATATCTGTTAGTGGTGCTGTTTGCAGTGCAGATAATTTGAACCCTGAAGACCGGATGAATTGCAATGATCTAGATCTTAACAAAGCTTCATTCTTGTTAAAG AATGTCCTCGGAAATTGGAGCTCAAAGGTGTTCGCTATTGCCTTATTGGCATCTGGCCAGAGTTCTACGATTACAGGAACTTATGCAGGACAATATGTCATGCAG GGGTTTCTGGATCTTCGGATGACACCCTGGTTACGAAACCTTCTAACTAGGTCCCTGGCAATTGTGCCTAGTCTGATTGTGTCACTAATTGGCGGTTCCTCAGCAGCTGGGAAGTTGATTATCATTGCATCA ATGATCCTGTCATTTGAACTTCCTTTTGCTCTGGTACCGCTCCTTAAATTCACCAGCAGCAAAACAAAGATGGGGCCACACACAAATTCAAGATTC ATTTCCGTGCTCACATGGGCGATCGGCTCCTTCATCATGGTCATCAACATCTACTTCCTGATAACGAGCTTCGTCAGGCTGCTTCTTCACAGCGGACTATCCACCGTCTCCCAGGTGTTCTCCGGGATATTTGGGTTCCTCGGCATGCTGATATACATCGCCGCGATCCTCTACCTCGTCTTCAGGAAGAACAGGAAGTGTACCTTGCCGTTGCTCGAGAGCGACGCGAAGCTTGGGGACGCAGGCCACACCGAGGGAGAAGGTTCTCTGGGTCATCTTCCGCGAGAGGACATCTCCAgcatgcagcttcctcatcagcgccCTGCGTCTGATTTGGACTAG